A genomic window from Prunus persica cultivar Lovell chromosome G2, Prunus_persica_NCBIv2, whole genome shotgun sequence includes:
- the LOC18787499 gene encoding protein ECERIFERUM 1 produces the protein MYISYTPSKLHYKETKKNMASVPGILTEWPWKALGSLKYVILAPWIIHSTWLFVANDAKERDVSYFLLLGVVLWRIIHNQIWISLSRYRTAKGNGRILDRGLEFEQVDRENNWDDQILFNALLFYTGSRYLPGAQKLPLWRAHGVLLTIVLHAGPVEFLYYWFHRALHHHYLYSRYHSHHHSSIVTQPITSVIHPFAEHVVYSALFFIPILGTMLTRTLSVVSFTAYITYIDFMNNMGHCNFELIPNWLFSLFPPLKYFMYTPSYHSLHHTQFRTNYSLFMPIYDYIYETIDKSSDTLYKTSLKREEETPDVLHLTHLTTPESIYHLPLGFASLASQPHTSKWYLWLMWPVTLWSMILTWIYGRTFVVERQRFDNLILQTWAIPKYNLQYYLQWQNEAINSLIEEAIIQAEEKGVKVLCLGLLNQGEELNRYGGVYVHRHPHLKIRIVDGSSLAVAITLNTIPKGTTQVLLRGNLTKVAHAVAFALCQKGIQITTLHHDEYLKLTKSLSGMESSLVLAKSYAHKIWLVGDGLSEEEQLRAPKGTLFVPFSQFPPKKLRKDCFYHYTPAMKTPPSLENVHACENWLPRRVMSAWRIAGIVHALEGWKEHECGYNMSNIDKVWQATLQHGFQPLIISTTHTKN, from the exons atgtatatatcatATACTCCTTCAAAGCTACActacaaagaaacaaagaagaatatgGCTTCTGTGCCTGGAATTCTTACTGAGTGGCCATGGAAAGCTCTTGGAAGCCTCaag tACGTGATCTTGGCTCCATGGATCATCCACAGCACCTGGTTGTTTGTGGCTAACgatgcaaaagaaagagacGTTTCATACTTCCTCTTGCTTGGAGTGGTGTTGTGGAGGATCATCCACAACCAGATATGGATCTCTCTGTCTCGATATCGAACTGCCAAAGGCAATGGCCGAATCCTTGACAGGGGTCTCGAATTCGAACAGGTCGACAGAGAAAACAATTG GGATGACCAGATATTGTTCAATGCACTCCTATTCTACACAGGCAGCAGGTACCTGCCTGGGGCTCAAAAGCTGCCACTTTGGAGGGCACATGGAGTTCTTTTAACCATTGTGCTTCATGCTGGTCCTGTGGAGTTCCTGTATTATTGGTTTCACAGAGCACTTCACCATCATTACCTTTACTCTCGCTACCATTCTCATCACCATTCCTCAATAGTTACTCAGCCAATTACtt CTGTGATTCATCCATTTGCGGAGCATGTAGTATATTCTGCGCTCTTCTTTATACCAATTTTGGGAACTATGTTGACGAGAACACTGTCTGTGGTATCTTTTACTGCTTATATTACTTACATTGACTTCATGAACAACATGGGGCACTGCAATTTCGAGCTCATTCCAAACTGGCTCTTTTCTCTATTTCCTCCTCttaagtattttatgtataCACCCTC GTACCACTCCTTGCATCACACACAATTCAGAACCAATTACTCACTTTTTATGCCAATTTACGATTACATATATGAAACCATAGACAAATCTTCGGATACTCTCTATAAAACTTCACtcaagagagaggaagaaacgCCAGATGTCCTTCATCTAACCCATCTGACAACACCTGAGTCCATCTATCATCTACCGCTAGGATTTGCTTCCTTGGCCTCCCAGCCCCACACATCAAAATGGTACCTATGGCTGATGTGGCCTGTGACATTGTGGTCTATGATTCTAACTTGGATCTATGGCCGTACATTTGTGGTTGAGAGGCAACGTTTTGATAATCTCATATTACAAACTTGGGCTATACCAAAGTACAATTTGCAA TACTACTTGCAATGGCAAAATGAAGCCATCAACAGTTTGATTGAGGAAGCCATAATTCAAGCAGAGGAAAAGGGTGTCAAAGTTTTATGTCTGGGTCTCTTAAATCAG GGTGAGGAGCTGAATAGATATGGTGGTGTGTACGTTCACAGGCATCCTCATCTCAAAATCAGGATTGTGGATGGAAGTAGCTTAGCTGTGGCCATAACCCTAAACACCATTCCAAAAGGAACCACCCAAGTTCTTCTTAGAGGCAACCTCACAAAGGTTGCTCATGCCGTTGCTTTTGCTTTGTGCCAGAAGGGTATCCag ATAACTACATTACACCACGATGAGTATTTGAAGCTCACCAAATCATTAAGTGGCATGGAAAGTAGCTTGGTTCTTGCAAAAAGTTATGCACATAAG ATTTGGTTAGTGGGAGATGGATTGAGTGAAGAAGAACAATTGAGAGCACCAAAAGGAACATTATTTGTTCCTTTCTCCCAATTCCCACCAAAAAAATTGCGTAAAGACTGCTTCTACCACTACACTCCAGCAATGAAGACACCCCCATCTCTTGAGAATGTTCATGCTTGTGAG AATTGGTTGCCAAGAAGGGTGATGAGTGCATGGCGCATAGCAGGCATAGTGCATGCCTTGGAAGGCTGGAAGGAGCATGAGTGTGGGTACAACATGTCCAATATTGACAAAGTTTGGCAAGCAACTCTCCAACATGGCTTTCAGCCTCTCATCATCTCTACCACTCACACCAAAAATTAG
- the LOC18787082 gene encoding protein ECERIFERUM 1 produces MASVPGILTDWPWTALGSFKHVILAPWVIHSTWLLVANDGKERDISYFLILAVVLWRILHNQIWISLSRYRTAKGNGRILDKGLEFEQVDRENNWDDQILFNALLFYTGSRYLPGGQHAPFWRAEGLLLTIVLHAGPVEFLYYWFHRALHHHYLYSRYHSHHHSSIVTQPITSVIHPFAEHIVYSTLFFIPILGTMLTRTTSVVSFTAYITYIDFMNNMGHCNFELIPNWLFSLFPPLKYLMYTPSYHSLHHTQFRTNYSLFMPIYDYIYKTMDKSSDVLYETSLKREEETPDILHLTHLTTPESIYHLPLGFASLASRPYTSNWYLWLMWPVTFWSMILTWIYGRTFVVDRHRFDNLKLQTWAIPKYSLQYYLQWQNEAINGLIEEAIIQAEEKGVKVLCLGLLNQGEELNRYGGLYVHRHPNLKIRVVDGSSLAVAITLNTIPKGTTQVLLRGNLTKVAYAIAFALCQKGIQVVTLHKDEYLKLTKSFSSTESSLVLAKSYAHKIWLVGDGLSAEEQLRAPKGTLFVPFSQLPPKKLRKDCFYHYPPAMKTPTSLENIHACENWLPRRVMSAWRIAGIVHALEGWKEHECGYTMSNVDKVWQATLQHGFQPLIITPKLVDRLHQNIN; encoded by the exons atggctTCTGTGCCTGGAATTCTTACTGATTGGCCATGGACAGCTCTTGGAAGCTTcaag CACGTGATCTTGGCTCCATGGGTCATCCACAGCACCTGGTTGTTGGTTGCTAACgatggaaaagaaagagacatTTCATACTTCCTCATACTTGCAGTTGTGTTGTGGAGGATCCTCCACAACCAGATATGGATCTCTCTGTCTCGATACCGAACTGCCAAAGGCAATGGCCGGATCCTTGACAAGGGTCTCGAATTCGAACAGGTCGACAGAGAAAACAATTG GGATGACCAAATATTGTTCAATGCACTCCTGTTCTACACAGGGAGCAGGTACCTTCCTGGTGGTCAACACGCACCGTTTTGGAGGGCAGAGggacttcttttgaccattGTGCTTCATGCTGGTCCTGTGGAGTTCCTGTATTATTGGTTTCACAGAGCACTTCACCATCATTACCTTTACTCTCGCTACCATTCTCATCACCATTCCTCAATCGTTACTCAGCCAATTACtt CTGTGATTCATCCATTTGCGGAGCATATAGTATATTCTACGCTCTTCTTTATACCAATTTTGGGAACTATGTTGACGAGAACTACGTCTGTGGTATCTTTTACTGCTTATATTACTTACATTGACTTCATGAACAACATGGGGCACTGCAATTTCGAGCTCATTCCAAACTGGCTCTTTTCTCTATTTCCTCCTCTCAAGTATCTTATGTATACACCCTC GTACCACTCCTTGCATCACACACAATTTCGAACCAATTACTCACTTTTCATGCCAATCTACGACTACATATATAAAACCATGGACAAATCTTCGGATGTTCTCTACGAAACTTCACtcaagagagaggaagaaacacCAGATATCCTTCATCTAACCCATCTAACAACACCTGAGTCCATTTATCATCTACCGCTAGGATTTGCTTCCCTAGCCTCTAGGCCCTACACATCAAACTGGTACCTGTGGTTGATGTGGCCCGTGACATTCTGGTCTATGATTTTAACTTGGATCTATGGCCGTACATTTGTGGTTGACAGGCACCGTTTTGATAATCTCAAATTACAAACTTGGGCTATACCAAAGTACAGTTTGCAA TACTACTTGCAATGGCAAAATGAAGCTATCAACGGTCTGATTGAGGAAGCCATAATTCAAGCAGAGGAAAAGGGTGTCAAAGTCTTATGTCTTGGTCTCTTAAATCAG GGTGAGGAGCTGAATAGATATGGTGGTCTGTATGTTCACAGGCATCCTAATCTCAAAATAAGGGTTGTGGATGGAAGTAGCTTAGCTGTGGCCATAACCCTAAACACCATTCCAAAAGGGACCACCCAAGTTCTTCTTAGAGGCAACCTCACAAAGGTTGCTTATGCCATTGCTTTTGCTTTGTGCCAGAAGGGTATccag GTAGTTACATTACACAAGGATGAGTATTTGAAGCTCACCAAATCATTCAGTAGCACTGAAAGTAGCTTGGTTCTTGCAAAAAGCTATGCACATAAG ATTTGGTTAGTGGGTGATGGATTGAGTGCAGAAGAACAACTGAGAGCACCAAAAGGAACATTATTTGTTCCCTTCTCCCAATTGCCACCAAAAAAACTGCGCAAAGATTGTTTTTACCACTACCCACCAGCAATGAAGACTCCCACATCTCTTGAGAATATTCATGCTTGTGAG AATTGGTTGCCAAGAAGGGTGATGAGTGCATGGCGCATAGCTGGCATAGTGCATGCCTTGGAAGGTTGGAAGGAGCATGAGTGTGGCTACACAATGTCCAATGTTGACAAAGTTTGGCAAGCAACTCTTCAACATGGCTTTCAGCCTCTCATCATCACACCAAAATTAGTCGATCGCCTTCATCaaaacattaattaa